One genomic window of Actinoalloteichus hoggarensis includes the following:
- a CDS encoding histidine phosphatase family protein, producing MSTRTVVHLLRHGEVHNPEKILYGRLPGFRLSERGEQQAARVAEFLSGHDIVHVVTSPLERARQTALPLLAAHQLTPAIDDRLIEADNLFEGQRVSVGDGALRSPRNWPKLRNPFVPSWGEPYLKIAHRMLAAVHRARAAAEGHEAVCVSHQLPVWTVRRFLQGDRLWHDPRNRQCALASLTSLEFEAERLVGISYREPAGPSGSQVAGA from the coding sequence GTGAGCACCCGGACCGTCGTTCATCTGCTTCGCCATGGTGAAGTGCACAACCCCGAGAAGATCCTCTACGGCAGGCTGCCGGGCTTCCGGCTCTCCGAACGGGGGGAGCAGCAGGCGGCGCGGGTCGCGGAATTCCTGTCGGGACACGACATCGTGCACGTGGTGACCTCGCCGTTGGAGCGGGCGAGGCAGACGGCGCTGCCACTGCTGGCCGCGCATCAGCTCACCCCCGCGATCGACGACCGGCTCATCGAGGCGGACAACCTCTTCGAGGGACAGCGGGTCTCGGTGGGCGACGGGGCGCTGCGGTCGCCGCGGAACTGGCCGAAGCTGCGTAACCCGTTCGTGCCGTCGTGGGGAGAGCCCTATCTGAAGATCGCGCATCGGATGCTGGCCGCCGTGCATCGCGCGCGGGCCGCGGCCGAGGGGCACGAGGCGGTGTGCGTCTCGCATCAGCTTCCGGTATGGACGGTGCGCCGGTTCCTCCAGGGTGACCGACTCTGGCACGACCCGAGGAACCGGCAGTGCGCCCTGGCCTCGTTGACCAGCCTGGAGTTCGAGGCGGAGCGACTGGTCGGGATCAGCTATCGCGAGCCGGCCGGGCCGTCCGGAAGTCAGGTCGCGGGCGCATGA
- a CDS encoding TlpA disulfide reductase family protein: MSRRSRLLGLLGAALLTLAGCTSEQAGDVPGSGRYQFVAPGGETRIRYDEAERQLAPDISGDDLMSEGEQIGIGDFEDEVVVLNIWGSWCGPCRLEASHLQYVYEETAEDGVAFLGINVRDNVRSAPMDFVSNLGITYPSIYDPSGRSLLGLRGFPRTAVPATIILDRSHRVAAVLLDEVLTEDLLPIVAEIAAEE; this comes from the coding sequence ATGAGCAGGCGCTCTCGACTCCTCGGCCTGCTCGGAGCCGCGCTGCTGACACTGGCGGGATGCACCTCCGAGCAGGCCGGGGACGTCCCGGGTTCCGGCCGATACCAGTTCGTCGCCCCTGGCGGCGAGACCCGAATCCGTTACGACGAGGCGGAACGGCAGCTCGCACCGGATATCAGCGGCGACGATCTGATGAGCGAGGGCGAGCAGATCGGCATCGGGGATTTCGAGGACGAGGTGGTGGTCCTCAACATCTGGGGTTCCTGGTGTGGTCCGTGCAGGCTTGAGGCCTCACATCTGCAATACGTATACGAGGAGACGGCAGAAGACGGAGTCGCATTCCTCGGAATCAATGTCAGAGACAACGTGCGTTCGGCGCCGATGGATTTCGTGTCGAATCTCGGAATCACCTATCCGTCGATCTACGACCCCTCTGGTCGATCACTGCTCGGGTTGCGCGGCTTTCCGCGTACCGCTGTGCCGGCGACGATCATCCTTGATCGAAGCCACCGCGTCGCCGCGGTGCTCCTGGACGAGGTGCTGACCGAAGACCTGCTGCCGATCGTGGCGGAGATCGCCGCCGAGGAGTGA
- a CDS encoding serine/threonine protein kinase: protein MRIVESEWGNSSMEPLSATDPRQIGRYRVLGLLGAGGMGKVYLGRSPGGRPVAIKVIREEHSEDEQFRMRFAREIDAATAVSGAFTAAVIEAAPNARPPWLVTSYIEGPSLLKAVSDFGPFPESSLRVLTAGLAEALREIHQSGLIHRDVKPTNVLLASDGPRVIDFGIAWAAEAVSLTQVGTHFGTPGFMAPEQAVGERVTASSDMFSLGCVIVFAATGVSPFGEGNSTALLYRVVHNEPTLDGLPPSLRDVVGACLAKNPVHRPRPDQILAQIDTGFDHAWLPAQVTTVLAQKSAETRAMLDGTRVRPTGTAGDPAQASPARNGPGHPRTRLLAGIPIPTSYPAEAVEQPPPYETEQPPPKYQPEPVGFAEPYSAGDPRHVEAAAAPRSEPHAEPHSGPYADPYVAERAPVRRPEVSRRAEAPRARRPAQRQTIAPQPEPRYEEPAPRRYADDGDGRGLLGRILLAPFAAVGYLLKGIVAVLLWPFKALWSCLLITVIAVGVIVFFSMDAISGMSDLIDRTFDMLRSLFDFL, encoded by the coding sequence GTGAGAATCGTCGAGTCGGAGTGGGGAAACAGTTCAATGGAACCGCTTTCTGCGACCGACCCGCGACAGATCGGTCGTTATCGGGTACTCGGCCTGCTCGGGGCGGGCGGAATGGGGAAGGTGTATCTCGGTCGCTCGCCCGGCGGCCGCCCGGTGGCGATCAAGGTCATTCGTGAGGAGCACTCCGAAGACGAACAGTTTCGAATGCGCTTCGCCCGCGAGATCGACGCCGCGACCGCCGTGAGCGGTGCTTTCACCGCCGCCGTGATCGAGGCGGCTCCCAATGCCCGGCCACCCTGGCTGGTGACCTCCTATATCGAGGGCCCGTCGCTGCTCAAGGCGGTCAGCGATTTCGGACCGTTTCCGGAATCGTCGCTGCGGGTATTGACCGCCGGGCTCGCCGAGGCGCTGCGGGAGATTCACCAGAGCGGGCTCATTCATCGGGACGTGAAGCCGACGAACGTGCTGCTGGCCTCTGACGGACCGCGGGTCATCGACTTCGGTATCGCCTGGGCCGCCGAGGCGGTCTCGCTCACCCAGGTCGGCACGCATTTCGGGACGCCGGGTTTCATGGCTCCGGAGCAGGCGGTCGGCGAACGGGTGACCGCGTCGAGCGACATGTTCTCGCTCGGCTGCGTCATCGTCTTCGCCGCGACAGGTGTGAGTCCCTTCGGTGAGGGCAATTCCACGGCGCTGCTGTACCGGGTCGTGCACAACGAGCCGACGCTCGACGGCCTGCCGCCCTCGCTGCGCGACGTCGTCGGGGCCTGTCTGGCGAAGAACCCGGTGCACCGGCCGCGGCCGGACCAGATCCTGGCTCAGATCGACACCGGCTTCGACCACGCCTGGCTGCCCGCCCAGGTGACCACGGTGCTCGCGCAGAAGAGCGCCGAGACACGCGCGATGCTCGACGGCACGCGGGTGCGGCCGACGGGCACGGCGGGCGACCCGGCACAGGCGTCGCCTGCGCGGAACGGCCCGGGCCACCCTCGGACGCGGCTGCTCGCGGGCATTCCGATCCCCACGTCATACCCGGCCGAGGCGGTGGAGCAGCCGCCGCCGTACGAGACGGAGCAGCCGCCGCCGAAGTATCAGCCGGAGCCCGTCGGCTTCGCCGAGCCGTATTCGGCGGGCGATCCCCGGCATGTCGAGGCCGCCGCGGCTCCCCGGTCCGAGCCGCACGCCGAGCCTCACTCGGGCCCGTACGCGGACCCGTACGTCGCGGAACGCGCGCCGGTTCGACGCCCGGAGGTCTCTCGCCGTGCCGAGGCGCCGCGAGCGCGCCGCCCGGCGCAGCGGCAGACGATCGCACCGCAGCCCGAGCCGCGATACGAGGAGCCCGCTCCTCGGCGGTACGCCGACGACGGGGACGGCCGCGGACTGCTCGGGCGCATCCTGTTGGCGCCGTTCGCCGCCGTCGGCTACCTGCTGAAGGGCATCGTCGCCGTACTGCTGTGGCCCTTCAAGGCCCTGTGGAGCTGTCTGCTCATCACCGTCATCGCGGTCGGCGTCATCGTGTTCTTCAGCATGGACGCCATCTCCGGCATGTCCGACCTCATCGATCGCACGTTCGACATGCTGCGAAGCCTGTTCGACTTCCTCTGA
- a CDS encoding cytochrome c biogenesis CcdA family protein yields the protein MDPSEFVISGPLMLATGVAVLAGLVSFASPCVIPLVPGYLAYLAGLVGAEAPRTRPVPAGGIAAREESTTGSGGATAAGPDEAAAQRRSGRLRVAGAAGLFVLGFTAVFLASTVFLLGLTDLIFANQPLLQRIGGVVTIAMGLVFLGFVPALQRDVRVHRRLGTGVWGAPLLGGVFGLGWTPCLSPTLGGVIAVAATTDADGGMLTRGVVLVVAYCLGLGLPFVLLALGAGWAVRTGDWLRRNSRRIQIAGGVLLLAVGIMLVTGLWGVLISLIQGPIGSFELPL from the coding sequence GTGGACCCCTCCGAGTTCGTCATCTCCGGGCCGCTGATGCTGGCCACGGGAGTCGCCGTGCTTGCCGGTCTCGTGAGTTTCGCATCGCCGTGCGTGATTCCGCTCGTCCCCGGCTACCTGGCCTATCTCGCAGGGCTCGTCGGCGCCGAGGCACCGCGGACCCGGCCGGTTCCCGCAGGCGGGATCGCGGCGCGGGAGGAGTCCACCACCGGGTCGGGCGGCGCGACCGCGGCGGGGCCGGACGAGGCTGCGGCCCAACGCCGATCCGGCAGACTCCGGGTCGCCGGTGCCGCCGGACTGTTCGTCCTCGGCTTCACCGCCGTGTTCCTGGCGAGCACGGTGTTCCTCCTCGGTCTGACCGACCTGATCTTCGCCAACCAACCGCTGCTGCAACGGATCGGCGGCGTCGTCACGATCGCCATGGGTCTGGTCTTCCTCGGCTTCGTCCCCGCCCTGCAACGCGACGTGCGGGTGCATCGTCGGCTGGGGACGGGAGTCTGGGGCGCGCCGTTGCTCGGCGGCGTCTTCGGGCTCGGCTGGACGCCGTGTCTCAGCCCGACCCTGGGCGGAGTGATCGCGGTCGCCGCGACCACCGACGCCGACGGCGGGATGCTGACCAGGGGAGTCGTCCTGGTGGTCGCCTACTGCCTCGGGCTGGGCCTGCCGTTCGTGCTGCTCGCCCTCGGCGCGGGCTGGGCGGTGCGCACCGGCGACTGGCTGCGCCGCAACAGCAGGCGAATCCAGATCGCGGGCGGCGTGCTGCTGCTGGCCGTCGGCATCATGCTCGTCACCGGGCTGTGGGGCGTGCTGATCAGCCTGATCCAGGGCCCCATCGGAAGTTTCGAGCTGCCGCTGTGA
- the resB gene encoding cytochrome c biogenesis protein ResB has product MRTALTLLFLLALAAVPGALLPQESLNVSLVDDFYEDYPTLAPILARLGMFDVFASVWFAAIYVLLFVSLIGCLLPRTFDHARSLRAEPVLTPRRLGRLPHHRTVAVSDDVETVRARVEERLKGWRTVHRAEDDGVQTISAERGYLRELGNLVFHFALVGLLVSMAAGRLLGYEGQVIVRADGGEFCNSGIYNYDSFRPGITVDGTQLNPFCIRVHDFRAEYTHTGTATYFESNTSYVEGADPVDGTWHDHLLRVNHPLRMADDRVYLLGHGYAPEFTVTFPDGAERSGDVQWRPVDLPTMLSEGATKFDPPNTLDEQERRENQIAVTGLLAPTPMFTEEGLLTSGFPELNEPMVAVDVMRGDLGNNDGRGQSIFEIDQQMVEDGALERVARQNLAVGEEIELDDGTTVRFDGVERWTSLQVSYDPAQLWVLVSSMFILGGLGLSLIVKRRRLWVRITPQGSGAGTGRTVVEFGGLARTDQAGYGEEFTGLTTEVIAGLGEPTAVAPPSARDASAEPPDQAGDAASADATGAADEPPVSEPDSALGKDA; this is encoded by the coding sequence ATGCGAACGGCGTTGACGCTGCTGTTCCTGCTGGCCCTGGCGGCGGTGCCCGGCGCCCTGCTGCCCCAGGAGTCGCTCAACGTCAGCCTGGTCGACGACTTCTACGAGGACTACCCGACCCTCGCGCCGATCCTGGCCAGGCTCGGGATGTTCGACGTGTTCGCCAGCGTGTGGTTCGCCGCGATCTACGTGCTGCTGTTCGTCTCGCTGATCGGCTGCCTGCTGCCGAGGACCTTCGACCACGCCAGGTCGCTGCGCGCCGAACCGGTGCTCACCCCCAGACGCCTCGGCCGACTGCCGCACCATCGGACCGTCGCCGTGTCCGACGACGTCGAGACGGTGCGAGCCCGCGTCGAGGAACGGCTCAAGGGCTGGCGGACGGTGCACCGCGCCGAGGACGACGGCGTACAGACGATCAGCGCCGAGCGCGGCTACCTTCGTGAACTGGGCAACCTGGTGTTCCACTTCGCGTTGGTCGGCCTGCTGGTCTCGATGGCGGCGGGCAGGCTGCTCGGCTACGAGGGCCAGGTCATCGTGCGCGCCGACGGCGGCGAGTTCTGCAACTCCGGCATCTACAACTACGACTCGTTCCGGCCCGGCATCACCGTCGACGGCACCCAGCTCAATCCGTTCTGCATCCGGGTGCACGACTTCAGGGCCGAGTACACCCACACGGGCACGGCGACGTACTTCGAGTCCAACACCTCCTACGTCGAGGGCGCGGACCCCGTCGACGGCACCTGGCACGACCACCTGCTGCGGGTCAACCACCCGCTGCGGATGGCCGACGATCGCGTCTACCTGCTGGGCCACGGCTACGCGCCGGAGTTCACGGTGACGTTCCCCGACGGGGCCGAGCGCTCCGGCGACGTGCAGTGGCGGCCGGTGGACCTGCCCACCATGCTCTCCGAGGGCGCGACGAAGTTCGACCCGCCGAACACCCTGGACGAGCAGGAACGCCGGGAGAACCAGATCGCGGTCACCGGCCTGCTCGCGCCGACGCCGATGTTCACCGAGGAGGGCCTGCTCACCTCCGGCTTCCCCGAGTTGAACGAGCCGATGGTCGCGGTCGACGTGATGCGCGGCGACCTGGGCAACAACGACGGCCGAGGCCAGTCGATCTTCGAGATCGATCAACAGATGGTGGAGGACGGCGCGCTGGAGCGGGTGGCGAGGCAGAACCTCGCCGTCGGCGAGGAGATCGAGCTGGACGACGGCACCACCGTCCGCTTCGACGGCGTCGAACGCTGGACGTCGCTCCAGGTCTCCTACGACCCGGCCCAGTTGTGGGTGCTGGTGTCCAGCATGTTCATCCTGGGGGGTCTCGGACTCTCCCTCATCGTCAAGCGGCGCAGGCTGTGGGTGCGGATCACCCCGCAGGGCTCCGGGGCCGGAACCGGTCGTACCGTGGTCGAGTTCGGCGGGCTGGCCCGCACCGACCAGGCCGGATACGGCGAGGAGTTCACCGGCCTGACCACGGAGGTCATCGCCGGGCTCGGCGAGCCGACGGCGGTGGCGCCGCCCTCCGCGCGCGACGCATCCGCGGAACCACCGGACCAGGCCGGCGACGCGGCCTCGGCCGATGCGACAGGGGCGGCCGACGAGCCGCCCGTGAGTGAGCCGGATTCGGCTCTCGGGAAGGACGCCTGA
- the ccsB gene encoding c-type cytochrome biogenesis protein CcsB, producing MPVDETLSIYSDLCLTSALVIYMLALLLQAAEYGFTRKPKAANKAALVGAGGAGSAEADATTPTDSDAPQARRPLAERLGRMGVSLTVLGALVQFASLVLRGFATGRVPWGNMYEYISALSLAAVVAWLFVLRRHPIRVLGVFVLLPVFILYFVGGTVLYAEAAPLVASLRSIWIVIHVSAAIIGSGIFLVSGTASVAYLIKAAHLAKPKRFAFVGEKLPDIAVLDRVAYRSAVFAFPILTFGIICGAIWAEAAWGRFWGWDPKETVAFICWVVYAGYLHARATTGWRGTRAAWVNVTAFALNLFNLFFINLVVAGLHSYAGVG from the coding sequence ATGCCGGTCGACGAGACCCTGTCCATCTACAGCGATCTGTGCCTCACCAGCGCGCTGGTCATCTACATGCTGGCGTTGTTGCTGCAGGCCGCCGAGTACGGCTTCACCCGCAAGCCGAAGGCGGCGAACAAGGCCGCGCTGGTGGGCGCGGGCGGCGCGGGCTCCGCCGAGGCCGATGCGACCACCCCGACCGACTCCGACGCGCCGCAGGCCCGACGTCCCCTCGCGGAGCGGCTCGGACGGATGGGCGTCTCGCTGACCGTCCTCGGCGCCCTCGTCCAGTTCGCCTCGCTGGTGCTGCGCGGCTTCGCGACCGGCCGGGTGCCCTGGGGCAACATGTACGAGTACATCTCGGCGTTGTCGCTTGCCGCCGTCGTGGCCTGGCTGTTCGTGCTGCGCAGGCATCCGATCCGCGTGCTCGGCGTGTTCGTGCTGCTGCCGGTCTTCATCCTCTACTTCGTCGGCGGCACGGTGCTCTACGCCGAGGCCGCGCCGCTGGTCGCCTCGCTGCGGTCGATCTGGATCGTCATCCACGTCTCGGCGGCGATCATCGGCAGCGGGATCTTCCTGGTGTCGGGGACCGCGAGCGTCGCGTACCTGATCAAGGCCGCGCACCTGGCCAAGCCGAAGCGCTTCGCCTTCGTCGGCGAGAAGCTGCCCGACATCGCCGTCCTGGACCGGGTCGCCTACCGCAGCGCGGTCTTCGCCTTCCCGATCCTCACCTTCGGCATCATCTGCGGCGCGATCTGGGCCGAGGCCGCCTGGGGCCGATTCTGGGGCTGGGACCCCAAGGAGACGGTGGCGTTCATCTGCTGGGTCGTCTACGCCGGATACCTGCATGCGCGGGCGACCACCGGCTGGCGCGGCACCAGGGCCGCCTGGGTGAACGTGACCGCCTTCGCCCTGAATCTGTTCAATCTGTTCTTCATCAACCTGGTGGTCGCGGGTCTGCACTCCTATGCGGGAGTCGGCTGA
- a CDS encoding MinD/ParA family ATP-binding protein gives MWQPPVRGQQQAEGHGYYGEQAPAASAPPDPGASGPYPVEGSSSGPYYVDQGSGPYPVEGGSGPHSVEPGSGPYAVEPASGPYQVDPAVAGGYYGDPNVSGPHQQPAYGAPGAPQYGGYPQQQQQQQGRPSSPQDLSSARLLRQGKRPPQSGWRRMLYKASGHTVNLGESPAERQRRELIARINQPLQGCYKIAMLSLKGGVGKTTTTATLGSTFASLRGDRVIAVDANPDRGTLSQKIPLETTATVRHLLRDAARIRKYSDVRAYTSQGPSRLEVLASEQDPAVSEAFSEEDYRRTVTLLEHFYNVVLTDCGTGLMHSAMRGVLDIADSLIIVSSGSIDGARSASATLDWLDAHGYRNLVSRSVAVINSVRPGSGKVDLDKLTQHFAARCRAVCRVPFDAHLEEGAEIELDRLAPDTRLGLLELAATVADDFPQAISRSRTS, from the coding sequence ATGTGGCAGCCGCCCGTCAGGGGGCAGCAGCAGGCCGAGGGGCACGGCTACTACGGGGAGCAGGCACCCGCAGCATCAGCACCGCCGGACCCGGGAGCGTCCGGTCCTTATCCGGTGGAGGGAAGCAGCTCCGGCCCGTACTACGTGGACCAGGGGTCGGGGCCGTATCCGGTGGAGGGCGGCTCCGGCCCGCACTCGGTGGAGCCGGGCTCCGGACCGTATGCCGTCGAACCGGCGTCCGGGCCATACCAGGTCGATCCGGCGGTCGCGGGCGGCTATTACGGCGATCCCAACGTGTCCGGCCCGCATCAGCAGCCCGCCTACGGGGCGCCCGGCGCGCCGCAGTACGGGGGCTATCCGCAGCAACAGCAACAGCAGCAGGGCAGGCCCTCCTCGCCGCAGGACCTGTCGTCGGCTCGGCTGCTACGGCAGGGCAAGCGTCCGCCACAGAGCGGTTGGCGTCGGATGCTGTACAAGGCCAGCGGCCACACCGTGAACCTCGGGGAGAGCCCGGCGGAACGCCAACGGCGAGAGCTGATCGCCAGGATCAACCAGCCGTTGCAGGGCTGCTACAAGATCGCGATGCTCAGCCTCAAGGGCGGTGTGGGCAAGACCACCACCACGGCGACCCTGGGATCGACCTTCGCCTCGCTCCGCGGCGACCGGGTGATCGCGGTCGACGCCAATCCGGACCGGGGGACCCTGAGCCAGAAGATCCCGCTGGAGACCACGGCCACCGTCCGCCACCTGCTTCGGGACGCCGCCCGCATCCGCAAGTACAGCGACGTGCGCGCGTACACCTCGCAGGGCCCCAGCAGGCTGGAGGTGCTGGCCAGTGAGCAGGACCCGGCGGTCTCGGAGGCCTTCAGCGAGGAGGACTACCGGCGCACGGTGACGCTGCTGGAGCACTTCTACAACGTGGTGCTCACCGACTGCGGGACCGGATTGATGCACTCGGCGATGCGGGGAGTGCTGGACATCGCCGACTCGCTGATCATCGTGTCGTCGGGCTCCATCGACGGCGCCCGCAGCGCCTCGGCGACCCTGGACTGGCTGGACGCGCACGGGTACCGGAATCTGGTCTCCCGTTCGGTCGCGGTGATCAACTCGGTGCGGCCCGGCTCCGGCAAGGTGGACCTGGACAAGCTCACGCAGCACTTCGCGGCGCGATGCCGGGCGGTCTGCCGGGTCCCGTTCGACGCGCACCTCGAGGAGGGCGCGGAGATCGAGCTGGACCGCCTCGCCCCGGACACCCGCCTCGGCCTGTTGGAACTCGCCGCCACGGTGGCGGACGACTTCCCGCAGGCGATCAGCCGGTCTCGAACCAGCTGA
- a CDS encoding BldC family transcriptional regulator, with the protein MTGSVQHTEQYSAERLLTPGEVATMFRVDPKTVTRWATAGRIGSIRTPGGHRRFRESEVKALLANLTREASSPVAMN; encoded by the coding sequence GTGACTGGGTCCGTCCAACACACCGAGCAGTACTCCGCTGAGCGGTTGCTCACTCCCGGAGAGGTCGCGACGATGTTCCGCGTTGATCCCAAGACGGTGACGCGCTGGGCCACCGCGGGTCGGATCGGTTCGATTCGCACACCGGGCGGGCATCGCCGTTTCCGCGAGTCCGAGGTCAAGGCGCTGCTGGCCAACCTGACCAGGGAGGCCAGCTCGCCGGTGGCGATGAACTGA
- a CDS encoding Lrp/AsnC family transcriptional regulator, whose product MDSVDRRIIAALRVNGRATYADLGRQVGLSASAVHERVGKLESSGVITGYHAVVDPRTVGLGVTALVGIQPSDAGDDERIAEVLGTLAEVESCYAVAGDEAFVVKVRVATMDDLERALGRLRRIEGVARTRTTVVLSTRFEGRPNDPDEQWAAAPRRTDP is encoded by the coding sequence ATGGACAGTGTGGACCGGCGGATCATCGCGGCGCTGCGGGTCAACGGACGGGCGACCTACGCCGATCTGGGCAGGCAGGTGGGGCTGTCCGCCTCCGCGGTCCATGAACGGGTCGGCAAGCTGGAGTCGTCCGGGGTCATCACCGGGTACCACGCCGTCGTCGACCCTCGGACGGTCGGGCTCGGGGTGACGGCCCTGGTCGGCATCCAGCCCAGCGACGCGGGCGACGACGAACGGATCGCCGAGGTGCTGGGCACGCTCGCCGAGGTGGAGTCGTGCTACGCGGTGGCGGGAGACGAGGCCTTCGTCGTCAAGGTGCGGGTCGCCACCATGGACGACCTGGAACGGGCGCTCGGACGGCTGCGCCGCATCGAGGGGGTGGCACGCACGCGCACCACCGTCGTGCTCTCCACGCGCTTCGAGGGACGTCCCAACGATCCCGACGAGCAGTGGGCCGCCGCCCCGCGCCGGACCGATCCGTAG
- a CDS encoding DUF4229 domain-containing protein encodes MSSNDTRSGTAVDDAGKETRMTEDTAAKRSTLGTDLLLYTVARVLAVAVPATILVLVNTPVLVALAVGLVLGLGLSLVLLRPLRARISVALAERAERRGAARRQLEAQLRGEDEPAT; translated from the coding sequence GTGAGCTCGAACGACACCCGGTCCGGCACGGCCGTCGACGACGCGGGGAAGGAGACGAGGATGACCGAGGACACCGCCGCGAAGCGGAGCACACTCGGCACCGACCTGCTGCTGTACACGGTCGCCCGAGTGTTGGCGGTGGCCGTTCCCGCCACGATCCTCGTGCTGGTGAACACACCGGTGCTCGTGGCCCTGGCGGTCGGGCTGGTCCTCGGCCTCGGCCTGTCGCTGGTGCTGCTGCGGCCGCTGCGGGCGCGCATCTCGGTGGCGCTCGCCGAGCGTGCCGAACGGCGGGGTGCGGCGCGCAGGCAGCTGGAGGCCCAGCTGCGTGGCGAAGACGAACCGGCGACCTGA
- a CDS encoding type VII secretion target, translating into MSDDFEVDPEELRGYTGLTDATAGHFDEIGAYARDKGADTSGFTGLFVILQPLVGAIGSLYQGCMEDASAKMRNLSAALNDTAADYESVDRSEQGTMSTLTDQTSQVAPN; encoded by the coding sequence ATGAGCGACGACTTCGAAGTCGATCCGGAAGAGCTTCGCGGGTACACCGGGCTGACCGATGCGACCGCGGGTCATTTCGACGAGATCGGTGCGTACGCGCGGGACAAGGGCGCGGACACGAGCGGATTCACCGGGCTGTTCGTGATCCTCCAGCCGCTGGTCGGCGCGATCGGCAGCCTGTATCAGGGCTGCATGGAGGACGCGAGCGCCAAGATGCGCAACCTGTCCGCCGCCTTGAACGACACGGCAGCCGATTACGAGTCGGTCGATCGCAGCGAGCAGGGCACCATGTCCACGCTGACCGATCAGACCTCGCAGGTCGCGCCGAACTGA
- a CDS encoding WXG100 family type VII secretion target, translated as MSYAPAEAIQLAEPSAGDSATKDKVEGASLQVQAVDWIWQQVTGQGLVDMVITPITGDFGKMKNNGEAWKNAADALQVTRNNLNTGLDTLMQSWKGPAADSFSTKIGQNWTLGIEMDAQMANLAGLAFDQCAKTSEKMCDEALKLVEKLVNKLIEAIALAPIPVVGWAKAVKTVYDAVTIVNSILNIISAITSMVESTITVINGLIGMGSAVMQVGDVNNINSALNAANQAGDSVAQVAEGTQGFNDAQTKLQTETGGNTRADGTVDTEGNLNRAADSFDQNYADYQQARQDANSPQPSS; from the coding sequence ATGAGTTACGCACCGGCGGAGGCCATCCAGCTCGCCGAGCCATCGGCGGGCGATTCGGCCACCAAGGACAAGGTCGAGGGCGCGAGTCTCCAGGTCCAGGCCGTCGACTGGATCTGGCAGCAGGTCACCGGTCAGGGCCTGGTGGACATGGTCATCACACCGATCACCGGTGACTTCGGCAAGATGAAGAACAACGGCGAGGCGTGGAAGAACGCGGCCGACGCCCTTCAGGTCACCAGGAACAACCTGAACACCGGTCTCGACACGCTGATGCAGTCGTGGAAGGGACCCGCCGCCGACTCGTTCAGTACCAAGATCGGTCAGAACTGGACGCTGGGCATCGAGATGGACGCTCAGATGGCGAACCTGGCCGGACTGGCGTTCGACCAGTGCGCGAAGACGTCGGAGAAGATGTGCGACGAGGCGCTCAAGCTCGTCGAGAAGCTGGTGAACAAGCTCATCGAGGCCATCGCACTGGCTCCGATTCCCGTGGTGGGCTGGGCCAAGGCCGTGAAGACGGTCTACGACGCCGTCACCATCGTCAACTCGATCCTCAACATCATCTCCGCGATCACCTCCATGGTGGAGAGCACCATCACCGTGATCAACGGCCTGATCGGCATGGGCTCCGCGGTGATGCAGGTCGGCGACGTGAACAACATCAACAGCGCGCTGAACGCCGCGAATCAGGCCGGGGACAGCGTCGCCCAGGTCGCCGAGGGCACCCAGGGCTTCAACGACGCGCAGACCAAGCTCCAGACGGAGACCGGGGGCAACACCCGGGCTGACGGTACGGTCGACACCGAGGGCAACCTCAATCGTGCCGCCGACAGCTTCGACCAGAACTACGCGGACTACCAACAGGCACGGCAGGACGCGAACTCGCCGCAACCGAGTTCCTGA